Sequence from the Elusimicrobiota bacterium genome:
GATGCTCAGTTCCAAGGTGATGACGGCGAGGCAGACGGCGATGAGGGTTTCCATAGATGCAACGAATATAACTAATAGCGTCCGGCATCGTCAATGTCCCGGAGCCAATATGCTACCATCACGCGGATGACGCGGTTCAAGCGCGCCCTGCTGTTGCGCCCGGCGGTCCTGCTGGGCGTCTTCGTCGCGGACCGGCTGACCAAGCTGTGGGCCATGGAACGGCTCGCGCCGCTGCCCGGCCTGCCGCTGCTGCCTTTCTTCCATCTGACCTATGTGGAGAACACGGGCGCGGCCTTCGGCATCGGCCGCAGCCGCAACGGGTTCTTCGTGGCCCTGACGCTGGCGCTGCTGGGCCTGCTCTGCTTCATGCGCCGCCGCTGGCCGCGCGAGGACCGCTGGCTGGAGAGCGGGTTCCTGCTCGTGGCCGCAGGCGCTCTGGGCAACCTCTACGACCGCCTGGCCTACGGGTTCGTGGTGGACTTCCTGGATTTCCGCGTCTGGCCGGTCTTCAACGTCGCGGACTCCTGCGTGACCGTGGGGGCCTGCTGCCTGGCCTGGGGCCTATCCCGCCTGGAAAAGGAGAAGCCCGGGCGCTCTTGAGGCCCCGGGCTTCCTCTGGCGTCAAGAAAGGCTTCAGCTCATCTTGTGGATGAAGTAGCCCGCGCCGAAGCCGACCATGGCGAAGGTCATCATCCCGATCGGCCCGCCGAAGCAGAACCCGATCAGCGCGGCCCAGATCGCCATCTTGCCGCCCGCGATGGTGTCGTTCCACTTGTTGGGGTCCGCCTTCTCCTCCGCCTTGACCGGGGTCTCGCCGTGCGGGACGACGCCGGCGGCGGTCACGTTGGCTTTGGCCGTGTTGTCGGTGTTGATGTTCGCCCCGGCGGAGGCGCCGGTGGTCGCCGTCTTCTTCTCACCCGGCTTCGGCTTCTTTTCCGGCACCACGGGAGCGGTGGAATCCTGGCACGGGGACCCGTCCAAGAGATGCCCGTTGTTGCAGGCCTTTTGGATATCGGTGACAGTCTGTCCTGGCTTCAGGGCGACGCTCCTCTTAGCCAAGTTCCTGTAGCCATCGAGATACGCGTGCCATTGGGCGGCGTTCTCCGGCGAGTACTCGCCCCACTGCTTCAAGTGTTCTTTATAAGCGATCTCTACGGATCTGTCGTGCGACATGATCGCGTAGAGCGCCGCATCGTCGCTGGGCAGGCCCGGCGCAGCTTCCGCCGCAGCAGCCCACAAAGGACAAGCCAGGACGGCAAGGCAGGCCAAGGCCAGGGTATTCTTCATATGAACCTCGGGATAGAGAATCGCGTCATCAGTAGCATAACTCCAAAAGCCGGAATATTCAAGCCCGACCGGTCGGCATAGGATGGGGCCCGCGGCCGCCCCGGCGCAGTGCCTTTAGGCCTAGCCGAGCCTGGGTCCTAAGACCCAGAGCGGTCGAGCCGGCCGACGAGCTCCACGTGCGAGGTCTGGGGGAAGAGGTCGACGGGCTGGACCTGGGCGAGAGAGAACCCGGAGCGGCTGAGATAGCCGGCGTCGCGGGCGAAGGTCGCCGGGTCGCAGGAGACATAGACCACGCGCCGGACCGAGGGGCGGGTCAGGAAGCGCAGCACCGGCACGGTCAGGCCGGCGCGGGGCGGGTCCACGACTACGGCCAAGGGGCCGCTGCCCAGACCTTCCTTGAGGAGCCTGGGCAGGACCGACTCGGCCCGGCCTCCCGTGAAGCGCACGTTGCGCACCCCGTTGCGCTCCGCGGACTTCCAGGCGTCGCGCACGGCGTCGCGGTTCTCCTCCACCCCGATGACGCGCGCGGCCGAGGGCGCCAGCCACAGGGAGAGCGTCCCGACCCCGCAGTAGAGGTCCAGGACCTGGCCGAAGGCTTGCCCGCCCTGGCAGAGGGCGGACTTCGCGGCCTCATAGAGGAGCTCGGCCGCCTCGGTGTTCACTTGCAGGAATGCGCCCGGGGAGACCAGGAAGGAGAGCCGCCCCAGCTTCTCCTCCATGCCCCGGGCCCCCCAGAGGCAGCGCCACTGCGGCCCGAGGATGACCGAGGTCTTGAGCGGCTGGACGTTGTGGTGGATGCCGAGGATGTCGGGGAAGTCCGCGCGCAGGCGCGAGACGAAGGCCTCGACGGCCGGCAGGTGCGGGCCGTGGGAGACCACGGTCACCAGCGCCTTGCCCTGGCTGTTGGTGCGCACGAAGAGATGGCGCAGCGCGCCTCGTCCGGAGCGCTCGTCATAGGCGCGCCAGCCCAGTTCCTGCGCCAGAGCCTTGGCTTTCAGGACGATGCGCACGGAGAGCTCGGGCTGCACCGGGCAGGCGGGCAGGTCCACGATCTGGTGGGAGCCCGCGGCGTAGAAGCCGGCGATGAGCCCCTTGCCGCCCGGGCCCTCCCCGAATGGGACCATGACCTTGTTGCGGTAGGCCCAGGGCTTGGGCGAGGGCAAGGTGGGGAGGATGGCGACGCCCTTGAGCTTGCCGATGCGCTCGACGCAGTCGCCCACCAGCGCGGCCTTGTGGCGCAGCTGGGCCTGGTAGTCCAGGTGCTGCCAGTCGCAGCCGCCGCAGGCCGGGCCGGGACGGCCCGGCCCGGCGTGCAGAGGGCAGGGCGGTTCGATGCGCTCGGGCCCCGGCTCCAGGAGCCGGAGGATGCGGGCGCGGGCGAAGGAGGACTTGGCCTCCAGGACCTCGACTTCCAGGAGGTCGCCCGGCGCTCCGCCGGGGACGAATATGACGCGCGGGGAGCCTTCGGCCTTGGCCACGGCCTGGCCCTCCTGGGCCATGCGCAGCACGCGGACCGTCAGTCTCTCAGCCATGTCGTATCCGTTCTCCTGCCGGGAATTTTATCAATTTAGTAGACTAATAAAGATGAGAGGCTTGGCTCTCTTGCTGCCGGCCGCCCTTCTGGCCGCGTGCGTCGCCGTGCCCGGCGGGGTGGACGAAGACCACTTGGCGCGCTCGCAGATCCTCACTACGGAGGTGTTCCCGGACCTGGATCCCGGCGTCAATGAACAGCAGACCCAACATTGCCTGGTGCGCGCCTACGGCAACGGCAAGGCCATGCAGGCCGCCGATATCGCGGAGACGGTGTACCAGCGCATCATGGTGGACACCGGCCTGTCCTCCTTCGTGCCCTTGAGCGGCCGCTACAAGATCGTGATCTACGCCAGCGCCGACGAGTACCATAAGAAGACCGGCCAGCCCGGCTGGTCGAGCGGCGTCACCATGGGCAGCGCCGTCTATTCCTACGAAGGCGGGCACCTCGACGGGCTGCTCTCGCACGAGCTGGCGCGTCTGGTCTTCTATGACTACATGGGCCGCAACAACCTCGACCACCACTGGGTCAGCGAGGGCCTGGCGTCCTACGAGGAGAGCAAGGCCGGCCAGTCCGCCTCGGGCGG
This genomic interval carries:
- the lspA gene encoding signal peptidase II — translated: MTRFKRALLLRPAVLLGVFVADRLTKLWAMERLAPLPGLPLLPFFHLTYVENTGAAFGIGRSRNGFFVALTLALLGLLCFMRRRWPREDRWLESGFLLVAAGALGNLYDRLAYGFVVDFLDFRVWPVFNVADSCVTVGACCLAWGLSRLEKEKPGRS
- the rlmD gene encoding 23S rRNA (uracil(1939)-C(5))-methyltransferase RlmD — its product is MAERLTVRVLRMAQEGQAVAKAEGSPRVIFVPGGAPGDLLEVEVLEAKSSFARARILRLLEPGPERIEPPCPLHAGPGRPGPACGGCDWQHLDYQAQLRHKAALVGDCVERIGKLKGVAILPTLPSPKPWAYRNKVMVPFGEGPGGKGLIAGFYAAGSHQIVDLPACPVQPELSVRIVLKAKALAQELGWRAYDERSGRGALRHLFVRTNSQGKALVTVVSHGPHLPAVEAFVSRLRADFPDILGIHHNVQPLKTSVILGPQWRCLWGARGMEEKLGRLSFLVSPGAFLQVNTEAAELLYEAAKSALCQGGQAFGQVLDLYCGVGTLSLWLAPSAARVIGVEENRDAVRDAWKSAERNGVRNVRFTGGRAESVLPRLLKEGLGSGPLAVVVDPPRAGLTVPVLRFLTRPSVRRVVYVSCDPATFARDAGYLSRSGFSLAQVQPVDLFPQTSHVELVGRLDRSGS